In one Capra hircus breed San Clemente chromosome 22, ASM170441v1, whole genome shotgun sequence genomic region, the following are encoded:
- the RHOA gene encoding transforming protein RhoA, whose translation MAAIRKKLVIVGDGACGKTCLLIVFSKDQFPEVYVPTVFENYVADIEVDGKQVELALWDTAGQEDYDRLRPLSYPDTDVILMCFSIDSPDSLENIPEKWTPEVKHFCPNVPIILVGNKKDLRNDEHTRRELAKMKQEPVKPEEGRDMANRIGAFGYMECSAKTKDGVREVFEMATRAALQARRGKKKSGCLVL comes from the exons ATGGCTGCCATCCGGAAGAAACTGGTGATTGTTGGAGATGGAGCCTGTGGCAAGACTTGCTTGCTCATTGTCTTTAGCAAGGACCAGTTCCCAGAGGTGTATGTCCCTACGGTGTTTGAGAACTATGTGGCAGATATTGAAGTGGATGGAAAGCAG GTAGAGTTGGCTTTGTGGGACACAGCTGGGCAGGAAGATTATGATCGCTTGAGGCCTCTCTCCTACCCGGATACCGACGTTATACTGATGTGTTTCTCCATTGACAGCCCTGATAGTTTAG AAAACATCCCAGAAAAATGGACTCCGGAAGTCAAGCATTTCTGTCCCAACGTGCCCATCATCCTGGTTGGGAACAAGAAGGATCTTCGAAACGACGAGCACACAAGGCGGGAGCTGGCCAAGATGAAGCAg GAGCCAGTAAAACCCGAAGAAGGCAGAGATATGGCAAACAGGATTGGTGCTTTTGGGTACATGGAGTGTTCAGCAAAGACCAAAGATGGAGTGAGGGAGGTTTTTGAAATGGCCACGAGAGCTGCTCTGCAAGCCAGACGTGGGAAGAAAAAATCTGGGTGCCTTGTCTTGTGA
- the GPX1 gene encoding glutathione peroxidase 1, producing MCAAQRSAAALAAAAPRTVYAFSARPLAGGEPFQLASLRGKVLLIENVASLUGTTVRDYTQMNDLQRRLGPRGLVVLGFPCNQFGHQENAKNEEILNCLKYVRPGGGFEPNFMLFEKCEVNGEKAHPLFAFLRETLPTPSDDATALMTDPKFITWSPVCRNDVSWNFEKFLVGPDGVPVRRYSRRFLTIDIEPDIETLLSQGASA from the exons ATGTGCGCCGCTCAGCGCTCGGCGGCCGCCCTGGCGGCGGCGGCCCCGCGCACGGTGTACGCCTTCTCCGCGCGTCCTCTGGCGGGTGGGGAGCCCTTCCAACTGGCCTCCCTGCGGGGCAAGGTGCTGCTCATTGAGAACGTAGCATCGCTCTGAGGCACAACGGTGCGGGACTACACCCAGATGAATGACCTGCAGCGGCGCCTCGGACCCCGGGGCCTGGTGGTACTCGGCTTCCCGTGCAACCAGTTTGGGCATCAG GAAAATGCCAAGAACGAGGAGATCCTGAATTGCCTGAAGTACGTCCGACCAGGCGGTGGGTTCGAGCCCAATTTCATGCTCTTCGAAAAGTGCGAGGTCAATGGCGAGAAGGCGCATCCGCTCTTCGCCTTCCTTCGGGAGACTCTGCCCACGCCAAGTGACGACGCCACTGCTCTCATGACCGACCCTAAGTTCATCACGTGGTCCCCGGTGTGCCGCAACGACGTCTCCTGGAACTTCGAGAAGTTCCTGGTGGGCCCAGACGGTGTGCCCGTGCGCAGGTACAGCCGCCGCTTTCTGACCATCGACATCGAGCCTGACATTGAAACCCTGCTGTCCCAGGGGGCCTCTGCCTAG